The region acatgtgGTCTTTGGACAAGTGTTGAAAGGGATGGGGATTGTAAAAATGCTGGAGTCGATTGACACTCAAGATGATACCCCCGTAAAGGTAgttattttcagtgtgtgtagATTTTATAAAGTTGGCATCCAGTCATGTAAAAGTTCTGTTTATCCCTTAATAACTTGTTTTATCACTGTGGTGATGATGCTTTTCAgacgttgtttttttttttcgtataAGTGAAATTTCTCCTGTCGTCTACCTTTGCAGCCTTGTATCATAGCAGACTGTGGCGAGCATAAGGATGGGGACAGTTGGGGCTTTGCAACCAACGATGGATCAGGGGACATTCACCCAGACTTCCCTGAGGACTCCGACATCGACTTTAAAGATGTAAGTGTCAGTGAGGTCTTTGATCTTCAAGGACACAGATAGCATCTAACTGCTCTGAGGGCCTGAAGTAAAGGGTTTTCGGAAACCTCAAGGTAAATTTGAAAGTTTTATTAGATTAGAGGATCAATATGCATTTCAATATCAAGATCCAGAACGTATTTGGCTTAGCAAACATTGGAGGTGGAGGAAACTAATCATGCTGGAGGGTTTGTCCTCAAAAAGTTGGATGATGGGTTATTACAAACAATTTGGCTGTGCTCACTTTTGAACTCACCTTGAAGTGGTTTAGGCCACCTGACTTAGCGTTGGGGTTAGACCGTTACAAACTGAATGAGCTTTCTGTAGACTATGCGCTGTAGGAATGATGGCTACAccatcaaaaagaaagaaatgctattttttgtatttcttttcatGCCATTAGCCACATTTTTCTCTGCAATTTACGTCtccatttttacttttgctttcaGGTTGATAAAGTGCTGTCTGTGGCAGAGGACATAAAAAATATTGGAAACAACCTTTTTAAGAATCAAAACTGGAAAGCAGCCGTGAACAAATACAATAAAGCCTTCAGGTAAAGTGCATTCTTATTGTGATGGGTTTAATATCGATCAAAAATTAACGGCGAAAACAATGAATCCATTTAAATGGACATGAATATTATCATCAGTCTCTTTTCTTATAATTAGAAATTGGACAAAAAGGCAGCAACTAGCAAGTCCTTTATCTTTCTTCCTCAGCCAGAAtcttgtgtttcatttaataaaGTTGGCTGAAAAGCCATCTGGCATCAGTAATCTAAAGTCCACTTGTTTTGGACCATTTCCAGTTAGGGATTGAACTGCACTAGTGAGTTTCACTGCAGCAGGTTGACATATGTGGTACCGCTTCAAAACTAAACGTCACCTAATGCAACAATGTGGCTCCTTCAGTGTGGAATTCATTGTACATGGGAAGGGATTTCTCTTATCTTGTTTAAACCAAAATACTGTTGCCCTTCAGATCATAGACAGCAAAGAAACTGGAGGAAGAGCGCAGCGATTACTTTGATTGTAAGAAAGTGATACGACAAACCGCTGCTTGCTGCTCACTGACCACTTTGGAGTAGCAGGAGAAGATTCAGACACAGTTGTATTCTTTCATCGTCCCACTGAAGTTTCACCTGTTACTGAGATGAGATTTAAGGTTGCACATCAGTGACAATGAGGATTGCGGTTACCAACAAGGACCctgattattaatttttttgtttatttatttatttattttttttcctgcaggtacTTGGAGGTGAGTGGAGACCAGCTGGAAGAAGAGGCACAGAAGAAACTGGAACCCACAGCCCTCAGCTGCTTCCTCAACACAGCAGCCTGCAAGCTGAAAATGCAGCAGTGGCAAGAAGCTCTGGACAGCTGCAGTGAGGTAACACAATGCACTGCACAACACAACGCACATATTGCCAATAATAACAATTTATGCCTCCCCCAGCACAAGATGAGACTATAAATACCACCCAGAGGGCTGTAAATATAAGGCTGCTTACAGCCCcaattagcttagcataaacacCTGGAAAATGGAGCAAACAGCTGGCTTGGCCTGGTTCTTTCCAAAGGCACATAAATCTTCCCAACCAGCAACTTTGTAAAAAATCACTCACTGTGTGTTGTCATCACTGTGATGTTTTGAGTGAGAGGAGTTAAGCAAACGAGAGCATCTGTGTTTCTGACATACTGGTAGTGGACAATCTGTCACATACATCAAGCCAATATTCCAGAAATGTGATCTAAGTGctcttaaaataaatttttggCTCTACCCGGCCAACCTTTTCAGTAACTATGGGACTGTAATGGAAAGGATGCATGCAGCAAATGATGATGTAGCATTAACAATGTAATACACAAAGAACAGGAAATTTAATTTctgatgtgtatttgtttgttccAGGCACTAGAGCTGGATCAGACGAACACTAAAGCGCTTTTCCGCAGGGCCCAGGCCTGGCAGGGCTTGAAGGAATACAGCAAAGCCATGGTAACATTCATAAGGGCTCTTTGCTCTCTAAAGAAATCAAGCTATCTAAGCCCGAAAGCTATTAGATGTAGTCTGAATGCACATGTGTAATTGTCTGCAGAGAGGCACAATGTTCCGGGCTCATATAGTTCATGATTATTCTTCCTGGTTAGATTAGTCTAAATCCAGATACAATGAATCTGACAACAGCTTGATGTAGACTTTGTGCTTCTCACTTCACAGACTGACCTGAAGAAAGCCCAGGAAAAAGCTCCAGACGACAAaggtacattttctgcttgTTCACAGGGCTTTACAGCGAATTGTTATCATGCCAAGAATATCGAAAATAATTCTGTTTCCCTCCATTTACATTTGCacactacatttattttaatgtctcGTGAATTTACACACAAGTTTTGAGGGTACAAATGTAGAAAACCAAcgtcattatttatttttttctgagaattTAACCGCAACAACAAGAACTTggttatattttaaatatcatcttaaaattatttaatgCCAGGTTAAGAATAAATAGGAAAAAGAACATGAGGCCCCAAAAATAGAAACACTGTACCATAGGAAGCAAGCCTTCTGTTCCAGCACATAGTGTTAGTTataacaaaaaccaaaagaacattatgaaaataatattttaagcGCAAATTAAAACCAACCCAAAGATAACATGACTTAAAAatcattaggaaaataaaaatgtgagccaatgaataaaaataagataaatgcAATTTGAACAATTTACtatttaaaagacatttaataCCAAGGCTACTATAAGTGAGATAAAGACAGATTTACGGTTTCATAAAGATTTAAGTACTTCAGCAGGTGAATGAGAGGTAGCTGGGTTCCTCCTGATGTTTACTTACGACAGCACACGTCTTTCAAATGACAAATTCATAATGTTAACAGATGTAATCCTGAAGCACAAGTGAAGACTAAAAGGTCATGATTAGTTGCATAATGCTTATAAGACCATCACATTCAATGAGTTTTAATCCTTTGACATCACAGAACAATCTGACACACGGTGTGTATTAGATGGTGTTTCTGAGCTCGTCTGTTTGCTTCTCTGGAGTGTCTGACTGTGAGCCGTTACCTGCACTGCTTTTTTCAGGGACATTTTGGACCTGTTAGCTAATATGTATAAGATGATGTGCACTAGGTGGAATGTGGCTCCATAAATatggagctgctctgtttttagACAGCACTGCACCGCTCTTTTGATATTTAAGCTGCGATTTATTGGCTGCTGGCGAGGAGATAAGAGTTATCAGTGCGCTTCACGCTTTCCCCGAACGTTCAGTGCGGCACCATCTTTAAAGTGAAACTGACAGTGTGGGGAAAACATGGACACACGGGGAGCAGAGACAGTGGCTTAAACCATAGTATTCAGGGTCAAATATTTTCCAGCTTTGAATCACACACCTCTAATTTGACCAACTGACTGAAACCCATTTCTTCTTGACAGCTATCGGCAACGAAATGAAGAGAGTTCAACTGAAAAtccaggaagagaaggagaaagagaagaaaatctatGCCAAAATGTTTGCGTGAAAGTTTCACCCATCGATGCACTGAAATGTTACTATCGGTTATCAGTATGAGTCATCTCTGCAGGGTAAGCTTCACTTAACAGATGTCTGACCAGGTACAGTTTTTTCAGTTGGCAGGTTCTTTAATGTTTTCCAGCCAGCGcattttcactgtctgtcttttaaGAGGGAATTACTGTTGTACTTTTTGACGCATCTTTATTTTGACAAGCGTGTTCACTGTAATAAATAGTTTGAGTGCAGGTTTTATGCATGGCTGGCTTCACTACTCTGAAAAACAGTTAACACTTGGCACAGGTCTCTGTTCTGGTTTTAAAGCagttcagttgtgtgtttgacgttttcacaaaaaaacattttgatacaGTGTCGTTGGCCATAAACagtacataatttttttatacagtCAAATTCAGCAGAGAGGACAGCAGTCAAGTGTTCTTTATTCATTACTGTGATATCAATATTATGTACAATAATGTGTGGATCAGAATACACCTGCAATAATACTAAAATAAACCTTAATTTAATAagagcttttgttgttgttccattAAACATTTGGAGGGAGCTTCTAGTAGTatttaaaagtacaaaaaaaaaagccactttaCACTGTCTTGAATGCCCTTATTGTAGATATTACAGCAATAAtgcaaaaactacaaaactgcTGATTTTCACTCAGACTTTATCTTCAGTTATATTTATGGTCCTGTAGCTTGGTGGGTTTCATAACCTTAGTACCACATTTCAAACATAGCACTGTCAATTCATCAATTTATATCCATGACCAAACGCACTTCTCTTTCCAATATCTTTAACGCCTCAAAAACAGCTACATAATTATTTTCGGTTCTGTACTGAGGCACATTTGCCATCTACTGGCAATTACTGTAACCCTGAATGTAATTGTTCTTTACAGTGAACGTTCAACACAACAAATGCTTAAAAATCCTACGAGGCTCACATCCCATTGTAGGCAGGTCCGCCACCCCCTTCGGGAACAACCCAGTTGATGTTCTGGCTTGGGTCCTTGATGTCACAGGTCTTACAGTGGACACAGTTCTGAGCGTTAATCTGCAGCCTCATCCCATCTCCTGTTTCCAAGGGAACATACTCGTACACACCTAAGACAGTTTGATAGACAAATTATGTTAGTTTAGAAAACGGGGACCAAACAAATTAGCCAATCAACACAGCAAAGTATTGTCAAAAGCTGAATTGGGTTGGTTATCTATAAGCACCATCACTAAGAGGCCCAAGTGAGCCACATCAGATAACACTGACTCTTTTATCAGACACTTCTGACTTCATTATATGCGGAGATTAAAATGACAAAGGCTTTCCGGTTTCTAACACTTGTGAAAAACAACCTCCAAAGTGAGGCCAGTAGATGACCTGggatgtacacacacatcagtgGCCAGTTACTTGTTGTTGTACTTTGTTTTAAATCTGTGATACAAAATGACTTCTCACTTTGAGAAGGAGCCTTCAGAAGCCTTCTGATTTTCTTCTGCAATAATTTCCCAAGAGTCACATCTGACtcttcaataataataataaaatacaaaaacaagcaaataaatattttttttgataGTATAAATTAGCTGAAATTTGAGGTCGACTTGTTTCACTCACGTACCCGGCAGTTTCTCTGTCCGATATA is a window of Echeneis naucrates chromosome 10, fEcheNa1.1, whole genome shotgun sequence DNA encoding:
- the ppid gene encoding peptidyl-prolyl cis-trans isomerase D; this encodes MSHPTPSDKPSNPENPRVFFDVDIGGETAGRIVLELFADITPKTAENFRALCTGEKGTGKSTGKPLHFKGCPFHRIIKKFMIQGGDFSNQNGTGGESIYGEKFEDENFHYKHDKVGLLSMANAGPNTNGSQFFITTVPTPHLDGKHVVFGQVLKGMGIVKMLESIDTQDDTPVKPCIIADCGEHKDGDSWGFATNDGSGDIHPDFPEDSDIDFKDVDKVLSVAEDIKNIGNNLFKNQNWKAAVNKYNKAFRYLEVSGDQLEEEAQKKLEPTALSCFLNTAACKLKMQQWQEALDSCSEALELDQTNTKALFRRAQAWQGLKEYSKAMTDLKKAQEKAPDDKAIGNEMKRVQLKIQEEKEKEKKIYAKMFA